Proteins co-encoded in one Chitinophagales bacterium genomic window:
- a CDS encoding SBBP repeat-containing protein translates to MNRFWVCLIFFATWTTTVFAQDVEWLAQAGGSKYDSGMDISIDKDFNSLVVGIFSDTLQLEGVELASLGGTDLFIAKYDATGVLQWANQAGSKANDEAYGVDTDSDGNVYITGYFRDTIDFEGNKLYAADLFDDDIFIAKYEADGTLAWVKQLGGTGSDIGYGIAVDAAGNAYVTGRFSERFTAPIGDNGMPFTFISKGTFDIFVAKYDTNGQRMWIRQYGGDHYDSAQAIVLDNDNHYYLTGFFNGTTKLGENSLMSNGDFDLFAAKFDESGTVLWANNAGGAYTDLGVAMDIDASGNAYITGSYEDTAYFGEETITSVGSTDFYVAKLHTDGTFAWVRQGGGNDSDIGLGIAADANGNSHITGVFSEMFVIEEDTLEANSSNTGAIFLLQYNSEGVLQWTTNTTGGSYDEGTAIVIDENSNCYLTGSFSRSINIGGNILNSNGSSDLFVAKIKGNITDIEEAISGHSAFLQIYPNPVSRQLFIEFEAETSDVYSLQLSDYAGRVVFEQFFENTQGTYEQVVDVSSFAKGLYLLQMKSNKMSITKKLMVN, encoded by the coding sequence ATGAATAGATTTTGGGTGTGTTTGATTTTTTTCGCTACTTGGACAACAACAGTATTTGCACAAGATGTGGAATGGTTGGCACAAGCAGGAGGGTCGAAATACGACTCTGGTATGGATATTAGCATAGATAAAGACTTCAATAGCCTTGTAGTAGGCATTTTTTCGGATACACTTCAATTAGAAGGTGTAGAATTGGCATCACTTGGTGGAACGGATTTATTTATCGCCAAATATGATGCAACGGGCGTATTGCAGTGGGCAAATCAGGCAGGTAGTAAAGCCAATGATGAAGCTTATGGTGTAGATACCGATAGTGATGGCAATGTTTATATTACTGGATATTTCCGTGATACTATTGATTTTGAAGGCAATAAATTATATGCCGCAGACCTTTTTGATGATGATATTTTTATTGCTAAGTACGAAGCAGATGGCACTTTGGCATGGGTCAAACAACTGGGTGGCACAGGTAGTGATATTGGCTATGGTATTGCAGTAGATGCTGCTGGAAATGCTTACGTAACTGGGCGTTTTTCAGAACGATTCACCGCTCCTATTGGTGACAATGGTATGCCTTTCACCTTTATTTCCAAAGGAACTTTCGATATTTTTGTAGCCAAATACGATACCAACGGACAAAGAATGTGGATTCGACAATACGGGGGCGATCACTATGATAGCGCACAGGCAATTGTGTTGGACAATGACAATCACTATTACCTAACAGGTTTCTTCAATGGCACAACAAAGTTGGGTGAGAATTCTTTGATGTCTAATGGTGATTTTGATTTATTTGCAGCAAAATTTGATGAAAGTGGTACAGTTTTATGGGCAAATAATGCTGGCGGTGCTTACACCGATTTGGGTGTAGCTATGGATATAGATGCAAGTGGAAACGCCTACATAACAGGTTCTTATGAAGATACGGCTTATTTTGGAGAAGAAACCATTACATCTGTTGGAAGCACAGATTTTTACGTTGCCAAACTCCATACCGATGGTACATTTGCTTGGGTTAGACAAGGAGGTGGAAATGATTCGGATATAGGCTTGGGAATTGCAGCCGATGCAAATGGCAATAGTCACATCACAGGCGTTTTCAGCGAAATGTTTGTTATAGAGGAAGATACCCTTGAAGCCAATTCAAGTAACACAGGTGCCATCTTTTTGCTGCAATACAATTCGGAAGGTGTGCTTCAATGGACAACCAACACAACAGGCGGTAGCTACGATGAAGGAACGGCGATTGTGATAGATGAAAATAGCAATTGTTACTTGACAGGAAGTTTTTCAAGGAGCATCAATATTGGAGGAAATATCCTCAACTCCAATGGAAGTAGTGATTTGTTCGTGGCCAAAATCAAAGGCAACATTACAGATATTGAAGAGGCGATTTCAGGTCATTCAGCTTTTCTTCAAATTTATCCCAATCCTGTTTCTCGCCAACTTTTTATTGAATTTGAAGCAGAAACATCCGATGTTTACTCACTTCAATTATCGGATTATGCGGGTAGAGTAGTGTTCGAACAGTTTTTTGAAAATACGCAAGGAACTTATGAGCAGGTTGTAGATGTAAGTAGTTTTGCCAAAGGACTTTATTTACTTCAAATGAAATCTAATAAGATGAGCATCACCAAAAAATTGATGGTAAACTAA
- a CDS encoding MBOAT family O-acyltransferase, which translates to MLFNSLPFLVFISVFLPIYFALKGRARLLFCLVASYFFYGWWDVRFLSLIVLSTVIDYALGLKISQTEEQAKRKKFLLISVFMNLGVLAFFKYFNFFTDSFAELMQNVGIEASFNTLHIILPVGISFYTFQSMSYTIDLYWRKIDVEPDFMRFATYISFFPQLVAGPIVRASDLLPQFRKDHKFDWNNFTMGLGQMLVGFFKKVAVADSLSLVVDQIFTSPAGFSSLNLVVGVIFYSFQIYCDFSGYSDIAIGLARIMGFHFPMNFRTPYFSKNFSEFWTRWHISLSSWLRDYLYIPLGGNRGGKWFTHRNLMITMLLGGLWHGASWTFVFWGFLHGSYLIIQRIGSPYVAKIEHSLQIPQWLSNAWSIALVYFLTCFAWIYFRSPDFATANAVISGIVALQGTTLVNMFWIVQGFLLIGMLLVVEIVDAKVDLPQIAERSPVFQIASYALILWSIALLGTFGQSQFIYFQF; encoded by the coding sequence ATGTTATTTAACAGTTTACCTTTTTTAGTGTTCATTTCTGTATTTTTGCCTATCTATTTTGCATTAAAAGGCAGAGCACGTTTATTGTTCTGTTTAGTGGCAAGTTATTTCTTTTATGGATGGTGGGATGTGCGTTTTTTGAGCTTAATCGTACTTTCTACGGTGATTGACTATGCATTGGGTTTGAAGATAAGTCAAACAGAAGAACAAGCAAAAAGAAAGAAGTTCTTATTGATCAGTGTTTTCATGAATCTCGGCGTTTTGGCGTTCTTTAAATACTTCAATTTTTTCACTGATTCTTTTGCCGAATTGATGCAGAACGTTGGTATAGAAGCATCTTTCAATACCTTACACATTATTCTTCCTGTAGGCATTTCATTTTATACCTTTCAGTCTATGAGTTACACGATTGACTTATATTGGCGAAAAATTGATGTAGAGCCAGATTTTATGCGGTTTGCCACTTACATCTCCTTTTTTCCGCAATTGGTAGCAGGTCCGATTGTAAGGGCAAGTGATTTATTGCCGCAATTCCGAAAAGACCACAAATTTGACTGGAATAATTTTACAATGGGTTTGGGGCAAATGTTGGTCGGTTTCTTCAAAAAAGTAGCCGTAGCCGATTCCTTGTCATTGGTCGTTGATCAGATATTCACCTCACCAGCAGGTTTTTCTTCTTTAAATTTAGTTGTGGGAGTCATTTTTTACTCCTTTCAGATATACTGTGATTTTTCGGGTTATTCCGACATAGCCATTGGATTGGCCCGCATCATGGGTTTTCACTTTCCGATGAATTTCCGTACACCTTATTTCTCCAAAAATTTCAGTGAATTTTGGACACGTTGGCACATTTCCTTGTCGAGTTGGTTGCGAGATTACCTCTACATCCCATTGGGTGGTAATAGAGGCGGTAAATGGTTCACGCATCGCAACTTGATGATTACAATGTTATTGGGAGGTTTGTGGCATGGTGCAAGTTGGACTTTCGTGTTTTGGGGCTTTTTGCATGGATCATATCTAATTATTCAACGAATCGGCAGTCCTTATGTAGCTAAAATCGAACATTCCCTACAGATTCCGCAATGGTTGAGCAATGCATGGTCTATTGCATTGGTATATTTTTTGACCTGTTTTGCGTGGATTTATTTCCGAAGCCCTGACTTTGCAACTGCAAATGCGGTTATTTCAGGCATTGTCGCTCTGCAAGGAACGACCTTGGTGAATATGTTTTGGATTGTGCAAGGCTTTCTATTGATAGGTATGTTGTTGGTGGTTGAGATAGTGGATGCAAAGGTGGATTTGCCGCAAATTGCAGAACGAAGCCCTGTTTTTCAAATCGCTTCTTATGCCTTGATATTGTGGAGTATTGCACTGCTTGGCACTTTTGGACAATCACAGTTTATTTATTTTCAGTTCTAA
- a CDS encoding xanthine dehydrogenase family protein molybdopterin-binding subunit — protein MQTIYNRRSFLKSSTLAGSGLILGFNLFNACTSPTNPKAAIITKKELFPEDWSDINAFIKIATDGTITIMSPNPEIGQGVKTSMPMIVAEELDADWFKVLIEQAPLNTDWYERQVAGGSQSIRQGWESLRKAGATARQMLVETAAKQWEVPASECTTENGTVHHTSSNKSIGYGELAATASVMEAPTDATLKDPKDFKIIGHSHPNVDNAAIVTGKPLFGIDVQREGMLYAMAVRPPFGKKLKSVDDTAAKAIEGVKEVITFGDKVAVVGNSTWNVKKGRDALVVEWENAEGLESSESQDAAMLALLKESAKEPKRKDGNVDKAFKEAAKVVEAIYECPLLPHNTLEPMNYFAHVREDGVELLGPNQVPSWARGDVAKMLEIDESKITVNMTRMGGGFGRRLYPDFVKEAAEISSLAKAPIKLQWTREDDMSAGMYRPACKYLFRAALDENGNMTAYHIRGAGINMDNTVRENNFPAASVPNYLAETHNLESNVTTAAWRAPVANFLAAAEQSFIDEVALAAEKDPVAFRLQLFDKAINEPVGEVGYDVQRFKKTVELAAEKSNWNNSANDVFLGMSAYYSHNSYVAEVAEVVMIDGSPKLEKVYCAVDCGIVVNPTGAENQVEGGIIDGIGHAMYGKLTIKEGEAQQTNFNNYRLIRMGEAPKVEMFFVDNGESPTGLGEPTLPPAAGALANAVFKATGKRMRTQPFVDLELLG, from the coding sequence ATGCAAACAATATACAACCGCCGTTCATTTCTCAAATCGTCGACTTTGGCAGGAAGTGGCTTAATTTTAGGCTTCAACCTCTTCAATGCTTGTACTTCTCCTACCAATCCAAAGGCAGCTATTATCACCAAAAAAGAACTTTTCCCCGAAGATTGGTCAGACATCAATGCATTCATCAAAATCGCAACAGATGGTACAATCACGATTATGTCACCCAATCCCGAAATTGGGCAAGGTGTGAAAACTTCCATGCCTATGATTGTCGCTGAAGAATTGGATGCTGACTGGTTCAAAGTATTGATAGAACAAGCTCCTTTGAACACCGATTGGTATGAACGTCAAGTAGCAGGCGGCAGTCAATCCATTCGACAAGGTTGGGAATCCCTCCGAAAAGCAGGTGCAACAGCTCGTCAAATGCTCGTAGAAACAGCTGCAAAACAATGGGAAGTCCCTGCAAGTGAATGTACTACCGAAAACGGAACTGTACACCATACAAGCTCCAATAAATCCATCGGTTATGGCGAATTGGCTGCAACTGCTTCTGTGATGGAAGCCCCTACTGATGCGACCTTGAAAGACCCTAAAGACTTCAAAATCATTGGTCATTCGCATCCAAATGTGGACAATGCTGCAATTGTGACAGGTAAACCACTTTTTGGTATTGACGTTCAGCGAGAAGGAATGTTATATGCCATGGCTGTGCGCCCACCTTTCGGCAAAAAATTGAAGTCCGTAGATGATACGGCTGCAAAAGCAATTGAAGGGGTAAAAGAGGTGATTACCTTTGGAGATAAAGTTGCCGTAGTCGGAAATTCTACTTGGAATGTTAAAAAAGGAAGAGATGCTCTGGTTGTTGAATGGGAAAATGCTGAGGGGTTAGAAAGCAGCGAAAGTCAGGATGCTGCAATGCTTGCTTTGCTCAAAGAATCAGCAAAAGAACCCAAACGCAAGGATGGCAATGTGGACAAGGCCTTCAAAGAAGCGGCAAAAGTCGTAGAAGCGATTTACGAATGTCCACTGCTTCCACACAACACACTGGAACCCATGAACTATTTTGCCCATGTCCGAGAAGATGGAGTGGAATTGTTAGGTCCCAATCAAGTTCCTTCATGGGCGAGAGGGGATGTTGCCAAAATGCTGGAAATAGACGAAAGCAAAATCACCGTAAACATGACACGAATGGGAGGTGGATTTGGACGGCGATTGTATCCTGACTTTGTGAAAGAAGCGGCTGAAATTTCGAGTTTGGCCAAAGCCCCCATCAAATTGCAGTGGACAAGAGAGGATGATATGAGTGCAGGTATGTACCGTCCTGCTTGTAAATATCTGTTTCGTGCAGCTTTGGACGAAAATGGCAATATGACTGCCTACCACATTCGAGGCGCAGGAATCAATATGGACAATACGGTTCGTGAAAACAATTTCCCCGCAGCTTCTGTACCAAACTATTTGGCTGAAACCCACAACCTTGAATCCAATGTCACTACTGCTGCATGGCGTGCACCAGTTGCCAACTTTTTAGCAGCAGCAGAACAAAGTTTCATTGATGAAGTAGCATTGGCAGCAGAAAAAGATCCTGTGGCTTTTCGGTTGCAATTGTTTGACAAAGCTATCAATGAACCTGTTGGAGAAGTGGGTTACGATGTACAACGCTTCAAAAAAACTGTGGAATTGGCTGCCGAAAAATCCAATTGGAACAACAGCGCAAATGATGTCTTTTTGGGTATGAGTGCTTATTATTCTCATAATTCGTATGTGGCAGAAGTAGCAGAGGTGGTAATGATAGACGGCAGCCCCAAATTAGAAAAGGTATATTGTGCGGTGGATTGCGGTATTGTGGTGAACCCTACGGGTGCTGAGAATCAAGTAGAGGGGGGAATTATTGATGGAATTGGTCATGCAATGTATGGCAAGTTGACCATCAAAGAGGGTGAAGCACAGCAGACCAACTTCAACAATTACCGCTTGATTCGTATGGGTGAGGCACCAAAGGTAGAAATGTTTTTTGTGGATAATGGCGAATCGCCTACGGGTTTGGGTGAACCGACACTGCCACCTGCTGCGGGTGCTTTGGCAAATGCAGTTTTCAAAGCTACTGGTAAAAGAATGAGGACACAGCCTTTTGTGGATTTGGAGTTGTTGGGATAA
- a CDS encoding T9SS type A sorting domain-containing protein has translation MKPIFTFFFFMTLLFVNDLLGSPRSSSAPTAMVESVSDVTVSSSVSPSPAHDYATIKFQNPNQKEHQIEVFDLIGNKVKYQSKIYKNEAQIDVSNLDSGFYLYFILHNNKRVSSGRIVVR, from the coding sequence ATGAAACCAATTTTTACCTTCTTTTTCTTTATGACATTGCTGTTTGTAAATGACCTTCTGGGAAGTCCACGGTCTTCTTCTGCTCCAACTGCAATGGTAGAAAGCGTTTCTGATGTCACTGTTTCCTCTTCTGTTTCCCCCAGCCCCGCACACGACTATGCGACTATCAAATTTCAAAACCCCAATCAAAAAGAGCATCAAATTGAAGTATTTGACCTCATTGGCAACAAGGTAAAATATCAATCCAAAATATATAAAAACGAAGCACAAATTGATGTTTCTAATTTAGATTCAGGCTTTTACCTTTACTTTATTCTTCACAACAACAAACGTGTTTCTTCTGGAAGAATTGTTGTTCGATAA
- a CDS encoding phosphatase PAP2 family protein — translation MIDLLLQLDYQVFHLLNGILHNAVLDAIIPFWREKYFWAPLYLFLLTFLAYNYRSNFWVIVLFAVITVVLSDQLSSGLIKPLVNRLRPCNDPSLMDTIRILVPCGGGKSFVSSHATNHFAIVVYFIMLFGKEYKRLLPIGLLWAASIAYGQVYVGVHFPLDIFAGAILGILIGRLTGEFAKRRIDLT, via the coding sequence ATGATTGATTTGTTATTGCAGTTGGATTACCAAGTTTTTCACCTCCTCAATGGGATATTACACAATGCTGTATTGGATGCAATTATCCCTTTTTGGCGGGAAAAATATTTTTGGGCACCACTGTATTTATTTCTACTTACTTTTTTAGCTTACAACTATCGCTCAAACTTTTGGGTGATTGTATTGTTTGCCGTAATAACAGTCGTATTGAGCGACCAGTTGAGTAGTGGGCTTATCAAACCTTTGGTCAACAGGTTACGTCCCTGCAATGACCCCAGTTTAATGGATACCATCAGAATCTTAGTGCCTTGTGGAGGGGGCAAAAGTTTTGTCTCTTCTCATGCGACCAACCATTTTGCCATTGTAGTTTATTTTATCATGCTCTTCGGGAAAGAATATAAAAGGCTGTTGCCGATAGGCTTATTGTGGGCAGCAAGCATTGCTTATGGACAAGTATATGTTGGAGTTCATTTTCCGTTAGACATCTTTGCAGGAGCAATATTGGGTATATTGATTGGGCGATTGACAGGAGAGTTCGCAAAAAGGCGAATTGATTTGACGTGA
- a CDS encoding M20/M25/M40 family metallo-hydrolase: protein MKNFILFVSCWIMLQCTTIQAQKTASKEQKLQAIQIDVAFLSSDLLEGRETGKKGEDMAAKYLAMRFEEMGLQPKGMDSTWFHTFDFNFNSNPHLKEGEPRTGKNVVAALDNGAEEWIIIGAHFDHLGYGHFGSRYTGEEKMIHNGADDNASGVAAMLYLAEHLKTSKAKSYNYLFIGFSGEEMGLFGSKNYTNSPTIDLTKVNYMLNMDMVGRLNEERVLAISGAGTTPIWKEELAKIDVDSLQIKSSDSGVGPSDHTSFYLKDIPVLHFFTGQHNDYHKPEDDSNLVNYEGIYSIGNFMLQLIENMDDKGRLEFTKTKDDSEGRKVSNFKVTLGVMPDYVSTVEGMKVDSVIEGRPAANAGMQNGDVIIEMGDKKVNDIYDYMEGLAQFKVGDKTTIKIKRGDKELKLKVVF, encoded by the coding sequence ATGAAAAATTTCATCCTCTTTGTTTCTTGTTGGATCATGCTTCAATGCACTACAATACAAGCACAAAAGACCGCAAGCAAAGAACAGAAATTGCAAGCTATTCAGATAGATGTGGCTTTTCTTTCCTCCGATTTGTTGGAAGGACGGGAAACAGGCAAAAAAGGAGAAGACATGGCTGCAAAATATTTGGCCATGCGATTTGAAGAAATGGGATTGCAGCCCAAAGGAATGGACAGTACATGGTTTCACACCTTTGACTTCAACTTCAATTCCAACCCTCATTTGAAGGAAGGAGAACCGAGAACTGGTAAAAATGTGGTGGCGGCTCTCGACAATGGCGCAGAAGAATGGATAATAATTGGCGCACATTTCGACCATTTGGGCTATGGGCATTTTGGCTCTCGATATACGGGTGAGGAAAAAATGATTCACAATGGTGCAGATGACAATGCAAGCGGCGTGGCTGCAATGCTTTATTTGGCAGAACACCTAAAGACTTCAAAAGCAAAAAGCTACAATTACTTATTCATCGGTTTTTCGGGTGAAGAAATGGGTTTGTTTGGTTCTAAAAACTATACCAACTCACCTACAATTGACTTGACTAAGGTGAATTATATGCTCAATATGGACATGGTTGGCAGGCTAAATGAAGAGAGGGTATTGGCCATCAGTGGTGCGGGAACAACTCCAATTTGGAAGGAAGAACTGGCTAAAATTGACGTGGATAGCCTTCAAATAAAATCGAGTGATAGCGGTGTAGGCCCGTCAGACCACACCTCTTTTTACTTAAAAGATATTCCTGTTTTGCATTTTTTCACAGGACAACACAATGATTACCACAAACCTGAGGACGATAGCAACTTGGTGAATTATGAAGGAATTTATAGCATTGGCAACTTCATGTTGCAATTGATTGAAAATATGGATGACAAAGGTCGATTGGAGTTCACCAAAACCAAAGATGATAGTGAAGGACGCAAGGTATCTAACTTCAAAGTCACCTTGGGTGTCATGCCCGATTATGTGTCAACTGTGGAAGGTATGAAAGTGGATAGTGTGATTGAAGGACGGCCCGCTGCCAATGCGGGAATGCAAAATGGTGATGTAATTATCGAGATGGGTGACAAAAAAGTGAATGACATCTATGACTATATGGAAGGTTTGGCGCAGTTCAAAGTAGGAGATAAAACAACCATCAAAATAAAAAGAGGAGATAAAGAACTGAAATTGAAGGTAGTGTTTTAG
- the accD gene encoding acetyl-CoA carboxylase, carboxyltransferase subunit beta, whose translation MSWFKRVKEGITTKTAEKKETPDGVWYKCDHCKKTMAMRQHRENVYVCEHCDYHARIGSKEYFSILFDHEQYETLFSEIQSTDSLGFTDKKSYKLRLKQTKRSSGLDDAIQVAVGKLDGYSLVVAAMDFTFIGGSMGSVVGERIAKAIDYSVENNIPLLIISKSGGARMMESALSLMQMAKTSARLTLLAEAKLPYFSLMTDPTTGGVSASFAMLGDLNLAEPKALIGFAGPRVIKETIKKDLPEGFQTSEFLLEHGFLDLIIHRKDLKAKLAELYAYFRN comes from the coding sequence ATGAGTTGGTTTAAACGTGTCAAAGAGGGTATTACGACAAAGACAGCAGAAAAGAAAGAAACACCTGATGGTGTGTGGTATAAGTGCGACCATTGCAAAAAGACGATGGCAATGCGGCAGCACCGTGAGAATGTATATGTCTGTGAACATTGTGATTACCATGCCCGCATAGGTTCTAAAGAATATTTTAGCATATTATTCGACCATGAGCAGTATGAAACCTTATTTTCAGAGATTCAATCAACGGATTCTTTAGGCTTTACAGATAAGAAAAGCTATAAGCTAAGATTAAAGCAAACCAAGCGGAGTTCAGGTTTGGATGATGCAATCCAAGTAGCTGTTGGCAAATTAGATGGATACTCCTTAGTTGTTGCAGCGATGGACTTTACATTTATCGGCGGTTCGATGGGTTCAGTCGTAGGAGAGCGGATAGCTAAGGCGATTGATTACAGCGTTGAGAACAATATTCCTCTTTTGATTATCTCCAAATCGGGAGGCGCACGAATGATGGAATCGGCCCTTTCACTGATGCAAATGGCCAAAACTTCTGCAAGACTTACTCTTTTAGCTGAAGCCAAATTGCCCTATTTTTCGCTGATGACCGACCCTACAACGGGTGGCGTTTCTGCATCTTTTGCCATGTTGGGAGATTTAAACTTGGCAGAACCCAAGGCGTTGATTGGTTTTGCAGGGCCAAGAGTTATCAAAGAAACCATCAAAAAAGACCTGCCCGAAGGCTTTCAAACCTCTGAATTTCTGCTCGAACATGGATTTTTAGACCTCATTATTCACCGCAAAGATTTAAAAGCGAAGTTGGCGGAACTTTATGCGTACTTTCGGAATTGA